A genomic stretch from Candidatus Eisenbacteria bacterium includes:
- a CDS encoding Glu/Leu/Phe/Val dehydrogenase: MVEPTKQTRSTPDAAGVKKPRKPRRTLYDNVTDQFNKAADLMGLDPDIRKILSKTINEIVVNFPVRMDDGRIEMFTGYRVQHNDVVGPFKGGLRYHPAVDLDEVRALATWMTWKGALTNIPFGGAKGGISFDPSKYTTYEVERITRRFTFALGSNVGPEYDIPAPDVNTNAQIMAWFLDTYLSTIPSSERHRSIHVVTGKPIESGGSIGRDKATGQGVVFTIQEWARDNRLDLNGATFMVQGFGNVGSWSARLLAPLGAKLVAIEDVSGAIRNAEGIDTKEICAYVREHRGLVGGYPKAEPIDHDTFMQTKADIFIPAAMENQINCDTAEMLNVKLVAEGANGPTDPDGDRILQKRGIDLIPDILCNSGGVIVSYFEWLQNKRSESWDLEEVDSKLRKIIVGAYSRVHEVAKQPRIDWRTAAYIVALGRLEKVYKERGIFP, encoded by the coding sequence ATGGTTGAACCGACTAAACAGACGCGAAGCACTCCTGATGCGGCAGGGGTAAAGAAACCGCGAAAGCCTCGGAGAACTCTTTACGACAATGTCACGGATCAGTTCAACAAAGCAGCTGACCTGATGGGATTGGATCCGGACATACGGAAAATCCTCTCCAAGACAATCAACGAAATCGTGGTGAATTTTCCCGTGAGAATGGATGACGGCCGGATCGAGATGTTCACGGGCTACCGGGTGCAACATAACGACGTGGTCGGCCCTTTCAAAGGAGGGCTCAGGTATCATCCCGCAGTGGATCTCGACGAAGTTCGCGCTCTTGCAACGTGGATGACCTGGAAGGGAGCGCTGACAAACATTCCTTTCGGTGGAGCCAAGGGTGGCATAAGCTTTGACCCTAGCAAATACACGACTTACGAGGTCGAGCGGATCACCAGGCGTTTCACTTTTGCCCTAGGCAGTAATGTTGGACCCGAGTATGACATTCCTGCGCCCGACGTGAATACGAATGCCCAGATCATGGCCTGGTTTCTCGACACGTATCTCTCAACAATACCTTCCAGTGAGCGGCATCGTTCCATCCACGTTGTGACGGGAAAACCGATTGAGTCGGGAGGGAGCATAGGACGGGACAAGGCGACGGGGCAAGGTGTGGTCTTCACAATTCAAGAGTGGGCCAGGGACAATCGGCTCGACCTGAACGGGGCCACGTTCATGGTGCAAGGTTTCGGGAACGTCGGCTCGTGGTCGGCCCGTCTGTTGGCTCCGTTGGGTGCAAAACTGGTAGCCATAGAAGACGTCAGTGGAGCCATTCGTAATGCCGAGGGCATAGACACCAAAGAAATTTGTGCCTACGTCAGAGAGCATCGCGGCCTCGTCGGCGGTTATCCGAAGGCCGAACCCATCGATCATGACACGTTCATGCAGACGAAAGCAGACATTTTCATACCCGCAGCGATGGAAAATCAAATCAACTGCGATACCGCAGAAATGTTGAACGTGAAGCTCGTTGCAGAGGGGGCAAACGGTCCGACGGACCCCGACGGCGATCGAATTCTGCAGAAGAGAGGAATCGACTTGATTCCCGACATTCTGTGTAACTCGGGTGGCGTGATCGTGAGCTATTTCGAGTGGCTCCAGAACAAGCGAAGTGAATCCTGGGACCTCGAAGAAGTGGATTCCAAACTGCGGAAGATAATCGTCGGTGCGTACTCTCGCGTGCACGAAGTTGCCAAGCAGCCGCGCATCGATTGGCGTACAGCCGCGTACATCGTTGCACTAGGGCGTCTCGAGAAGGTTTACAAAGAACGGGGGATTTTCCCGTAG
- a CDS encoding PAS domain S-box protein — translation MSTVARQTDNLNLPAQDAEIALRLLDNVPIPLVLLGKDGTIQFLNKAMESLSGRSLAEVRETCFVSTFVAERDQAREKEIIEGLFWLQEPATHRCAIVAKGGCEIIKNWTAICFSDSLGRTSAIGLVERRDPAAPDAVESSEERLLREDLRTTKESLDTLLSHSPDGILIVNAATDEMLDANDQACNMLRAQKNSLLGSKSSEVFSPEWQSDYKNSVQTKLLKNGDYFQMSALVARPEGQRLPVDVLAALAETNGTRRVHVFLRDVSKERRVQGQLRSQASLLQNVNDAIISVDMNDTILFLNKKAESVYGLNAEDAICRPLYDVIRYEFLSITHEEEHRRAIRENGFWRGEVVHYHKDGHAISVDTSVSVVSDDEGKPAGLVMVNRDITGRKEAERKLKRRGDEMAALYEIGQAISAHLNLKDALSVIHAQVGRLMRARNFYIALYDAANDEIHFPIYIDELTQKGGTSRKAGKGYTEYVIQTGRPLLLGKETEEQMGRDGYEGIGPQALSWLGVPLRLGQKVIGMMAVQSYAKADLYTDDDVRILSAISDQAAIAIENAKMFEQVRVSEETYRNLIESMSEGYVVLQDERIVFANRAFAELSSYGKEELTSRKFSELIHSTSHAVMDELYQGKLTKPEEEVLSELTLVSRDGNQFKLGFTFKNLTHNGAPALVGICPKR, via the coding sequence ATGAGCACGGTTGCGAGACAAACAGACAACCTGAATTTGCCGGCGCAGGATGCGGAGATCGCGCTCAGACTGCTCGATAACGTGCCGATTCCGCTCGTTCTTCTCGGCAAAGATGGAACAATACAGTTCCTGAACAAGGCGATGGAGAGTCTATCTGGTCGTTCCCTCGCCGAAGTGAGAGAGACGTGTTTCGTCTCCACTTTCGTCGCGGAAAGGGATCAGGCCAGGGAAAAGGAGATTATCGAGGGCCTGTTCTGGCTCCAGGAGCCGGCTACTCACCGGTGCGCGATCGTCGCAAAGGGTGGTTGCGAGATTATCAAGAATTGGACGGCCATCTGCTTCTCCGATTCTCTTGGAAGGACTTCGGCAATAGGTCTGGTGGAGCGTCGCGACCCCGCGGCTCCAGACGCCGTCGAGAGCTCCGAAGAGAGACTCCTTCGGGAAGATCTTCGCACGACCAAGGAGAGTCTGGACACTCTGCTTTCCCATTCGCCTGACGGCATACTCATAGTGAACGCGGCCACAGACGAGATGCTCGACGCCAATGACCAGGCCTGCAACATGCTTCGCGCTCAGAAGAACTCGCTCTTGGGAAGCAAATCATCCGAGGTATTCTCCCCCGAGTGGCAGTCAGACTACAAGAACTCCGTGCAAACAAAACTGCTCAAGAACGGAGACTACTTCCAGATGAGCGCTCTGGTGGCAAGACCGGAAGGTCAACGTCTACCAGTGGACGTCCTCGCAGCCCTCGCCGAAACAAACGGCACAAGACGTGTTCATGTGTTCCTGAGGGACGTCTCCAAGGAGCGCCGCGTACAGGGACAGCTCAGGTCGCAGGCGAGCCTGCTTCAAAACGTGAATGACGCCATCATTTCGGTGGACATGAATGACACCATCCTTTTCCTGAACAAGAAGGCCGAGAGTGTATACGGTCTGAACGCGGAAGACGCAATATGTCGTCCGCTCTACGACGTCATCAGATACGAATTTCTCAGCATCACGCATGAGGAAGAGCACAGACGCGCGATAAGGGAGAACGGATTCTGGAGGGGCGAAGTAGTCCATTATCACAAAGATGGGCATGCCATAAGCGTAGACACGTCGGTCTCGGTGGTGAGCGACGACGAAGGCAAGCCCGCCGGTCTTGTGATGGTCAACAGGGATATCACGGGGAGAAAGGAAGCCGAACGCAAGCTCAAGAGAAGGGGCGACGAGATGGCTGCTCTCTACGAAATAGGACAGGCAATCAGTGCACATTTGAATCTAAAAGACGCACTTTCCGTCATCCACGCCCAGGTCGGCAGGCTTATGAGAGCGCGGAATTTCTACATAGCCCTCTACGACGCCGCGAATGACGAGATTCACTTTCCTATCTACATAGACGAGCTGACCCAGAAAGGCGGCACTTCCAGGAAGGCGGGCAAGGGTTACACGGAATACGTAATTCAGACCGGTCGGCCGTTGCTCCTCGGCAAAGAGACCGAAGAACAAATGGGGCGGGACGGGTACGAGGGAATAGGTCCTCAGGCGCTGAGCTGGCTCGGCGTGCCCCTGAGGCTGGGACAAAAGGTCATCGGCATGATGGCGGTCCAGAGCTATGCCAAGGCGGACCTCTATACCGACGATGACGTCAGAATACTCTCGGCCATCTCCGATCAGGCTGCCATCGCGATCGAGAACGCCAAGATGTTCGAGCAGGTGAGAGTATCAGAAGAGACGTACCGCAATCTCATCGAAAGCATGAGCGAGGGTTACGTCGTGCTTCAGGACGAGAGAATCGTGTTTGCGAACCGCGCGTTTGCCGAATTATCTTCGTACGGCAAAGAAGAGCTAACTAGCAGAAAGTTCAGCGAGCTTATCCATTCCACGTCGCACGCGGTCATGGATGAGCTCTACCAGGGAAAGCTCACGAAGCCTGAGGAAGAAGTCCTTTCAGAGCTTACGCTAGTCTCGAGGGACGGGAATCAATTCAAGCTTGGTTTCACATTCAAGAATTTGACTCACAACGGGGCGCCGGCGCTGGTGGGAATCTGTCCAAAACGGTGA
- a CDS encoding glutamate synthase-related protein, with the protein MAFSRINASAATLTKNRTEGSVVPASGMCVTCVDGCIGMCEIGKSAYRGHEVIYPQPFGIITTAGEKTYPIDYSHFNVMGTAVGAFGIEADSDKAIFPAVNIEVRIGHDKGIKFRYPWIIPGIGSTNVAKNNWEGLAIGSALAGTGLTIGENVVGMDPQAVIKNGRVVDTVDLKNRVKLYKDNMRDGYGATIVQANLEDTRLGVQEYAIEKLGVQIVELKWGQGAKDIGGEVKITDLKKAQLLYERGYIVLPNPTDPDVIKAFEHGAFKEFERHSRVGMVTEEAFVKRVEELRKAGAKYVFLKTGAYRPADLARAVAFASKCKIDLLTADGAGGGTGMSPWRMMNEWGIPPVELHSLLYQYAKRLADKGRYVPTLAVAGGTTFEDQIFKGIAMGAPYVKLVGMARAPIAAAMVGKTIGRAIQEGRIPVYIARFGNSLDEIFVTASSLRKELGNAEFERIPAGALGLYTYYERLAQGLRQLMAGSRKFSIDHITRDDIAALTHEAANVSGIQYVMDVDKKEVDEILK; encoded by the coding sequence ATGGCATTCTCGAGAATAAACGCCTCGGCTGCAACCCTCACGAAGAACAGAACCGAAGGTTCCGTAGTGCCGGCTTCCGGCATGTGCGTCACCTGCGTGGACGGATGCATCGGCATGTGCGAGATCGGCAAGTCCGCCTACAGAGGCCACGAGGTCATCTACCCGCAGCCCTTTGGAATCATTACGACCGCCGGCGAGAAGACCTATCCCATCGACTATTCTCATTTCAACGTCATGGGTACGGCGGTCGGAGCGTTTGGCATCGAAGCGGACAGCGATAAGGCCATCTTCCCGGCCGTGAACATCGAGGTTCGCATAGGCCATGACAAGGGGATAAAGTTCCGCTATCCGTGGATCATTCCCGGTATCGGCTCGACCAACGTGGCGAAGAACAACTGGGAAGGTCTCGCAATCGGCTCGGCGCTTGCCGGCACCGGTCTGACGATCGGCGAGAACGTCGTGGGCATGGATCCTCAGGCCGTAATCAAGAACGGCCGTGTGGTTGATACCGTAGATTTGAAGAATCGCGTCAAACTCTACAAAGACAACATGCGCGACGGCTACGGAGCCACAATCGTGCAGGCAAACCTTGAAGACACTCGTCTCGGCGTGCAGGAATACGCGATTGAGAAGTTGGGTGTTCAGATTGTCGAACTAAAGTGGGGCCAGGGCGCGAAGGACATCGGCGGCGAAGTAAAAATCACGGATCTCAAGAAGGCGCAACTCCTCTACGAGCGGGGCTACATAGTTCTACCGAATCCGACCGATCCCGACGTGATCAAGGCCTTTGAACACGGCGCGTTCAAAGAGTTCGAGCGTCATTCGCGCGTCGGCATGGTCACCGAGGAAGCTTTCGTTAAGCGAGTAGAGGAACTGCGCAAGGCGGGCGCGAAGTACGTCTTCCTCAAGACGGGTGCTTATCGGCCCGCAGACTTGGCGCGGGCAGTGGCGTTCGCATCCAAGTGCAAGATAGATCTCCTCACGGCTGACGGAGCAGGCGGTGGAACAGGCATGAGCCCGTGGCGGATGATGAACGAGTGGGGAATCCCGCCCGTTGAGCTTCATTCGCTCCTCTACCAGTATGCGAAACGCCTTGCCGACAAGGGTCGCTACGTTCCCACGTTGGCAGTCGCCGGTGGAACCACATTCGAAGACCAAATCTTCAAGGGCATTGCAATGGGCGCTCCGTACGTGAAGCTAGTCGGCATGGCACGCGCCCCCATCGCAGCCGCGATGGTAGGTAAAACAATCGGCCGCGCGATCCAGGAAGGCCGGATCCCGGTCTACATCGCACGCTTTGGCAATTCGCTGGACGAGATTTTCGTGACGGCGAGTTCGCTGCGCAAGGAATTAGGCAACGCCGAATTCGAGAGAATTCCCGCGGGGGCTCTCGGACTTTACACGTACTACGAGAGACTTGCTCAGGGGTTGCGCCAGCTCATGGCCGGAAGCAGGAAGTTCTCCATCGACCACATAACACGTGACGACATAGCGGCTCTGACACACGAGGCCGCGAATGTCAGCGGAATCCAGTACGTGATGGACGTGGACAAGAAAGAGGTCGACGAGATCCTCAAGTAG
- the hflX gene encoding GTPase HflX — translation MTPIHNTAEDNRSERAILIGLKGSNVRGSDDSLDELGLLVDTAGGTIVGTLMQRRESITPGAFLGKGKLEELKALVEDTSADVVVFDEDLSPGQVKNLEKTLQIKVVDRSEVILHIFALRARSREARVQVELAQLEYQLPRLTRLWKHLSRLGGGIGTRGPGETQLEVDRRRVRERIGTLKRQLAGVERERCVQRKQREDVFRVAIVGYTNAGKSTLFKALTGTDAFIEDRLFATVDARTRRLRSRRVPPIVVTDTVGFIRKLPHHLVTSFRATLEEVLQADLLIHVVDSSSPRAEEQLGIVESVLTEIGAGEKPAFVALNKMDVAEPEVVQSLKGKFSSATEISALKGQNLDSLIGRIVDTSRAQKSLASVEIPLAEEGLISYLRGSCEFVREKVVSDKIRILLWADQKEIGRLRRKGLTVLDRFPPAPAPRCESNS, via the coding sequence GTGACTCCCATCCACAATACAGCCGAAGACAATAGATCCGAAAGAGCGATTCTCATCGGCCTCAAGGGTTCCAACGTCAGGGGATCGGACGATTCGCTCGACGAGCTGGGGCTCCTCGTGGACACCGCGGGAGGGACTATAGTCGGGACCCTCATGCAAAGAAGGGAATCGATCACTCCCGGTGCGTTCCTGGGAAAGGGAAAACTGGAAGAGCTCAAGGCGCTCGTCGAAGACACGTCGGCTGACGTGGTTGTTTTCGACGAGGACCTTTCTCCGGGTCAAGTCAAGAATCTGGAGAAAACTCTTCAGATCAAGGTGGTCGACAGGAGCGAGGTCATCCTGCACATTTTTGCGCTGAGAGCCAGATCGCGCGAAGCGCGCGTTCAAGTGGAACTCGCGCAACTCGAGTATCAACTTCCGAGACTTACCCGCCTGTGGAAACATCTTTCGCGTCTGGGGGGCGGAATAGGAACAAGAGGTCCCGGGGAGACCCAGCTCGAAGTGGACAGACGGCGTGTCCGTGAGAGAATTGGGACTCTGAAGAGACAACTTGCCGGCGTGGAGCGGGAAAGGTGCGTCCAGCGCAAGCAGAGGGAGGACGTCTTCAGGGTCGCGATCGTGGGCTATACCAACGCGGGAAAATCTACGCTCTTCAAAGCCCTCACCGGAACCGACGCTTTCATAGAAGACAGACTGTTCGCGACCGTCGACGCAAGGACGAGAAGACTGCGTTCCCGAAGAGTGCCGCCGATCGTCGTTACGGACACGGTCGGTTTCATCAGGAAACTTCCGCATCATCTTGTGACTTCATTTCGAGCCACGCTTGAAGAGGTGCTCCAGGCCGACCTCCTGATCCACGTCGTGGATTCCAGCTCTCCTCGTGCCGAGGAACAACTTGGCATCGTGGAGAGCGTGCTCACAGAAATAGGTGCAGGCGAAAAGCCGGCATTCGTCGCCCTCAACAAGATGGACGTCGCAGAACCCGAAGTCGTACAGAGTCTCAAGGGAAAATTTTCATCGGCGACCGAGATCTCCGCTCTGAAGGGACAGAACCTCGACTCGCTCATAGGGCGGATAGTCGACACCAGCAGGGCGCAGAAATCGCTGGCGAGCGTCGAGATTCCCCTCGCGGAGGAAGGCCTGATATCCTATTTGAGAGGCTCGTGCGAATTCGTGCGAGAGAAGGTTGTCTCCGACAAGATACGCATACTGTTGTGGGCGGATCAGAAGGAAATCGGCAGGCTCAGGAGGAAGGGGCTCACCGTTTTGGACAGATTCCCACCAGCGCCGGCGCCCCGTTGTGAGTCAAATTCTTGA
- a CDS encoding FAD-dependent oxidoreductase: protein MERLKSIDSFRTLQARLIADSDQETPTLVVSAGTCGQASGANDLIRIAKREILAKGLTDKIHLRITGCQGFCQMDPSVLIEPRSTFYPRVSIENMVRIIDAVAKGEVLQDLLYVDPKTGKPVEKESDLPFFKGQIRNILGSNEKVDPIRVFNYIERGGYSALVKVLEKGKPEWVIDAIKKSGLRGRGGAGFPTGRKWELLSKQGNEGGKFLVCNADEGDPGAYMDRSVIEGNPHSIIEGMIIGAYATGATDGVVYVRHEYPLAIKHLLIALRQARELGLLGKDILGTGFTFDISLIRGAGAFVCGEETALMRSVEGNVGEPYQRPPYPVQRGIDGRPTVINNVETWANIPFIMRIGASEFTKVGTKNNSGTKIFSLVGKIKNTGLVEVPMGITVDEIVNRIGGGPSGRAKIKAVQTGGPSGGCIPARKFDLTIDYDSLTEAGSIMGSGGMIVMDENTCVVDVAKYYMKFLKDESCGKCFTCRKGTQRMWEILDDISAGRGTFEQLELLEELALVVKDTTMCGLGQTASNPVLSTLRYFRDEYIEHIKNRHCPAGVCKDLVGAPCQSACPIGTEAWRYVAHIARGEEEEAYQAIREANPFPSVCARVCNHPCEGRCRSGTIGGEAIAIRPLKRFVTERMDPSVFKPKRVAFATENSQKIAIVGAGPAGLTAAHYLSLRGYKVTVFEKESKPGGMLFGAIPAYRLPKEIIEKEIESILDENITVKCNAALGTNFTLDSLFQEGYGAIFLALGAHKSKMLKVEGENSKGVFPSIEFLKDFNLRGKRQAKGRVGVIGGGNSAIDAARVAIRQKEVSGVTIYYRRTREEMPGFEEEIEAAIQEGVKLEPLTSPVRIISEEGRVTGIELLKNELGDMDSSGRRKPVPVPGSEFTVALDTIISAISEGSDVDCISVASSMKIDTTEWETVKVDPETLCTNQPGVFAGGDVVRGPNTVVEAIADGKRAALVIDRYLRGEELKQPTGIKLPDIYVEPAEVSEECLSAKRVETPRALVEWRKRGFAEVEMSLTVEEARCEALRCLRCDLEFTEPKAEEEEIAATGGKTA from the coding sequence ATGGAAAGACTCAAGTCCATCGATAGTTTCAGGACACTGCAGGCTCGTCTCATTGCTGACAGTGACCAGGAGACTCCGACGTTGGTCGTTTCTGCCGGTACCTGTGGGCAAGCAAGTGGAGCCAACGACCTAATACGTATTGCAAAACGGGAGATCCTGGCGAAAGGTCTGACGGACAAGATTCACCTGCGAATCACGGGTTGTCAGGGTTTTTGCCAGATGGATCCTTCGGTGCTCATCGAACCCCGGAGCACTTTCTATCCCAGGGTGAGCATTGAAAACATGGTGCGCATCATAGATGCCGTGGCAAAGGGCGAAGTACTTCAGGACCTGCTTTATGTTGATCCGAAGACCGGCAAACCCGTCGAGAAAGAAAGCGACTTACCCTTCTTCAAGGGACAGATCCGAAACATTCTGGGCAGTAACGAGAAGGTCGATCCGATTCGTGTCTTCAACTACATTGAACGAGGCGGCTACTCCGCTCTGGTCAAGGTACTCGAGAAAGGCAAGCCTGAATGGGTCATAGACGCAATCAAGAAGTCAGGTCTGCGTGGCCGTGGAGGCGCCGGATTCCCGACAGGACGTAAGTGGGAGCTTCTATCAAAGCAAGGTAACGAGGGGGGCAAGTTCCTCGTTTGCAATGCGGACGAGGGCGACCCCGGCGCTTACATGGACCGCAGCGTCATCGAGGGCAATCCGCACAGCATTATTGAAGGCATGATCATTGGTGCCTATGCCACGGGCGCGACCGACGGCGTCGTCTACGTTCGACACGAATACCCGCTTGCGATCAAGCATCTACTCATTGCGCTTCGCCAGGCGCGCGAGCTCGGTCTTCTCGGGAAAGACATTCTTGGGACGGGGTTCACATTTGACATAAGCCTGATAAGGGGTGCCGGTGCATTTGTCTGCGGCGAAGAAACCGCGTTGATGAGATCGGTTGAGGGCAACGTGGGTGAGCCCTATCAGCGTCCTCCTTACCCTGTACAGAGAGGCATTGACGGACGTCCCACCGTCATCAACAACGTAGAAACGTGGGCAAACATTCCTTTCATAATGAGAATTGGAGCTTCCGAATTCACAAAGGTGGGAACAAAGAATAACTCGGGCACCAAGATATTCAGTCTTGTGGGTAAGATAAAGAACACGGGCCTGGTAGAAGTCCCGATGGGCATAACTGTAGACGAGATCGTAAACAGAATAGGAGGTGGTCCTTCTGGAAGGGCCAAGATAAAGGCAGTACAGACGGGCGGTCCTTCCGGCGGATGCATCCCGGCGAGAAAGTTTGACCTCACGATCGATTACGATAGCCTGACCGAAGCGGGCTCCATCATGGGCTCCGGCGGCATGATCGTCATGGACGAGAACACGTGCGTCGTGGATGTCGCCAAGTACTACATGAAGTTTCTAAAGGATGAATCGTGCGGCAAGTGCTTCACGTGCAGGAAGGGCACGCAGCGCATGTGGGAAATCCTCGACGACATATCGGCCGGCAGAGGTACGTTCGAGCAGCTCGAACTTCTCGAAGAGCTTGCCCTCGTGGTCAAAGATACGACCATGTGCGGGCTGGGTCAAACGGCTTCCAATCCCGTGCTATCGACTCTGCGCTACTTTCGCGACGAATACATCGAACACATAAAGAACAGACACTGCCCGGCGGGTGTCTGCAAGGATCTCGTTGGCGCGCCGTGCCAATCTGCGTGCCCCATTGGAACCGAGGCCTGGCGATACGTTGCTCACATAGCCAGGGGCGAGGAGGAGGAAGCTTATCAGGCCATACGAGAGGCCAATCCCTTCCCGTCGGTATGTGCACGAGTCTGTAACCATCCCTGCGAAGGCCGATGCCGTTCCGGCACGATCGGGGGCGAGGCCATCGCCATTCGACCTCTCAAGCGATTTGTGACGGAGCGAATGGACCCTTCTGTTTTCAAGCCGAAAAGGGTGGCATTCGCGACGGAAAACAGTCAGAAGATCGCGATCGTCGGAGCGGGTCCCGCAGGCCTCACGGCAGCGCATTACCTCTCGCTCAGAGGCTACAAGGTAACCGTGTTCGAGAAAGAAAGTAAGCCGGGTGGTATGCTATTCGGCGCAATTCCGGCCTACCGTTTGCCAAAAGAGATAATCGAGAAAGAGATCGAGTCCATTCTCGACGAGAACATTACGGTGAAGTGCAATGCCGCCCTCGGCACCAATTTCACACTTGATAGTCTGTTCCAGGAAGGTTACGGGGCCATCTTTCTAGCCCTGGGTGCGCATAAGAGCAAGATGCTCAAGGTCGAAGGCGAAAACTCAAAGGGTGTTTTCCCTTCGATCGAATTCCTCAAGGATTTTAACCTGCGTGGCAAGAGGCAGGCGAAAGGACGAGTCGGCGTCATCGGAGGTGGAAACTCTGCCATTGACGCGGCCCGAGTCGCGATTCGCCAGAAAGAGGTGAGTGGCGTGACGATCTACTATCGCCGCACACGCGAAGAGATGCCCGGTTTTGAAGAAGAAATAGAGGCGGCCATCCAGGAAGGCGTCAAGCTCGAACCCCTCACTTCTCCCGTGAGAATCATTTCGGAAGAGGGTCGCGTCACGGGCATTGAACTTCTGAAAAACGAGTTGGGAGACATGGATTCGAGCGGTCGCCGCAAGCCCGTACCCGTGCCGGGCAGCGAATTCACAGTAGCTCTGGACACGATAATTTCCGCAATCAGCGAGGGATCAGACGTTGACTGTATCTCGGTCGCCAGTTCAATGAAGATCGACACTACCGAGTGGGAGACGGTCAAGGTTGATCCCGAAACCCTATGCACTAATCAACCCGGTGTGTTTGCGGGTGGAGATGTGGTGAGAGGTCCAAACACTGTTGTGGAGGCCATCGCAGACGGGAAAAGGGCGGCTTTGGTGATAGACCGTTACCTGCGCGGCGAAGAGCTAAAGCAGCCGACTGGGATAAAGTTGCCCGACATTTACGTCGAGCCAGCCGAGGTGTCGGAGGAATGTCTGAGCGCCAAGCGTGTGGAGACTCCGCGCGCCCTGGTTGAATGGAGAAAGAGGGGCTTTGCCGAGGTAGAGATGTCACTTACGGTAGAAGAGGCCAGGTGTGAGGCCCTCAGGTGCTTGAGGTGCGACCTGGAATTCACGGAGCCCAAAGCTGAAGAAGAGGAAATCGCGGCGACGGGGGGGAAAACAGCATGA
- a CDS encoding 2Fe-2S iron-sulfur cluster-binding protein has translation MITLNINGLPVSVENGTTLLEAARFLGFPVPTLCYMDGLSPYGACRLCVVEIGEGAKAKLVSSCTYPAEEGLVVRTASSRVVKARKMILELLLASCPQSKIIQDLASAHEVSQQRFRQEHEDCILCGLCTRMCEEQMMAKAIGFRGRGEKRTIGTPFDIRSDVCRLCGGCMYVCPACQLRCTFAEPEKAICGGCANLSPPCIEKEKFDDMMCYMDPCVACEKEKD, from the coding sequence ATGATCACACTTAACATAAATGGGCTGCCAGTATCTGTTGAAAACGGAACGACGCTGCTTGAAGCGGCCAGATTCTTGGGATTTCCCGTCCCGACTCTCTGTTACATGGACGGTCTTTCTCCCTACGGAGCATGCCGACTCTGTGTGGTGGAGATCGGTGAAGGGGCGAAGGCCAAGCTCGTCTCATCCTGTACTTACCCTGCGGAAGAGGGACTCGTCGTGAGAACTGCCTCGTCGCGCGTGGTCAAGGCTCGCAAGATGATTCTGGAGTTGCTTCTCGCCTCCTGCCCGCAATCGAAGATCATCCAGGACCTTGCCTCGGCGCACGAAGTGAGTCAACAGCGCTTCAGGCAAGAACACGAGGACTGCATTCTCTGTGGGCTGTGCACGCGTATGTGCGAGGAACAGATGATGGCCAAGGCCATCGGCTTCAGGGGGCGCGGCGAGAAGCGCACCATCGGCACGCCGTTTGACATTCGGTCGGACGTTTGTCGGCTGTGCGGAGGCTGCATGTATGTCTGTCCGGCCTGCCAGTTGAGGTGTACGTTTGCCGAACCAGAAAAGGCAATTTGCGGTGGCTGTGCAAACCTGAGTCCACCCTGTATCGAAAAAGAGAAGTTCGACGATATGATGTGCTACATGGATCCCTGTGTAGCCTGCGAAAAGGAGAAGGATTAG
- a CDS encoding NAD(P)H-dependent oxidoreductase subunit E encodes MKQDDITAIVSKHGSEQGALISILEDIQTRYGYLPPDALKTVAERTCRSLVDVYGIATFYRAFSLKPRGKHLCSVCVGTACHVRGAPRIATEFERQLRVEAGETTADKEFSLETVNCLGACALGPIVVVNGRYFSNVSSARVKTILDQARSNFSEDAATAGVRIFPVEVSCPRCNHSLMDPDHLIDGHPSVRVTISFGDKHGWLRLSSLYGSYSFEHEHEIEMDTIAHFFCPHCHTELVGASNCQECGAPMVPMIVRPGGMIQICSRRGCKGHMLDLDGVNL; translated from the coding sequence ATGAAGCAGGATGATATTACAGCAATTGTGTCGAAGCACGGTAGTGAACAGGGCGCATTGATCTCGATCCTCGAGGACATCCAGACGAGGTACGGTTATCTTCCTCCGGACGCACTGAAGACAGTGGCCGAGCGCACGTGTCGTTCCCTCGTAGACGTATACGGGATTGCGACGTTCTACAGAGCGTTCAGCCTGAAGCCGCGCGGTAAACACCTCTGCTCTGTGTGCGTGGGAACGGCCTGTCACGTTCGTGGAGCACCTCGAATAGCGACAGAGTTTGAAAGGCAGTTGAGAGTTGAAGCAGGCGAGACGACCGCTGACAAGGAATTCTCCCTGGAGACAGTCAACTGCCTTGGCGCGTGCGCCCTTGGTCCCATAGTGGTTGTTAACGGCCGCTATTTCTCGAACGTCAGCTCGGCCAGGGTAAAGACAATTCTGGACCAGGCACGGAGCAACTTTAGCGAAGACGCTGCCACTGCCGGCGTTCGGATTTTCCCCGTTGAAGTGAGTTGCCCCAGGTGCAATCACAGTCTGATGGATCCCGACCATCTCATCGACGGACATCCTTCCGTCAGAGTCACCATCTCGTTCGGTGACAAACACGGCTGGCTGAGACTTTCCAGCCTCTACGGCAGTTATTCATTCGAACATGAACACGAAATTGAAATGGATACCATCGCTCATTTCTTTTGCCCGCATTGCCACACCGAACTTGTGGGGGCTTCGAACTGTCAGGAATGCGGCGCACCGATGGTGCCGATGATCGTTCGTCCGGGAGGAATGATTCAGATCTGCTCCCGGAGAGGATGCAAGGGGCACATGCTTGACCTGGACGGCGTCAATCTATAG